A part of Arthrobacter dokdonellae genomic DNA contains:
- a CDS encoding DUF4229 domain-containing protein — MAFFKYSLIRGLLFLAFFLLAYLALQLSPLASALAAALCAFVVSFFLLRKQRDGATAVIADRFAPNADTTQSVSAVADADAEDALIDANPDVWVDADRVTRKPHTQPGT; from the coding sequence GTGGCATTCTTCAAATACTCCTTGATCCGCGGTCTGCTTTTTCTGGCATTCTTCCTGCTCGCCTACCTGGCCCTGCAATTGAGCCCGCTGGCTTCAGCCCTGGCCGCGGCGTTGTGCGCATTCGTGGTCAGTTTTTTCCTCCTGCGCAAGCAGCGCGACGGCGCCACGGCCGTCATTGCTGACAGGTTCGCCCCGAACGCCGACACCACGCAGTCCGTCAGCGCGGTCGCCGACGCCGATGCCGAGGACGCCCTCATCGACGCCAACCCTGACGTCTGGGTCGATGCGGACCGTGTCACCAGAAAGCCGCACACGCAGCCCGGGACCTGA
- a CDS encoding TIGR03085 family metal-binding protein, with amino-acid sequence MRWMDQERFALVETFRAADPGAATLCEGWNVRRLLAHLVMREHAPWKQMLDAVARPEPGQEKRLGHVVAAAETDAGYDQLLARFAAGTGAANPMTWLGDSAQLVEYVIHHEDVRRGGGNNVPRSLPAGQLEALWAKLPLMARMTYRRCPVAVTIATKNHPAVPMHKGAVRRGATGPGMVLVAGDPVEVALYISGRQRAANVDVTGSEVALAAFHEWSARAK; translated from the coding sequence ATGCGCTGGATGGACCAAGAACGGTTCGCACTTGTGGAAACGTTCCGGGCCGCGGACCCGGGTGCCGCGACCCTGTGCGAAGGATGGAATGTCCGCCGCCTGCTGGCTCACCTGGTGATGCGTGAACACGCGCCATGGAAGCAGATGCTCGACGCCGTGGCACGGCCGGAGCCTGGCCAGGAAAAGCGGCTTGGCCACGTCGTGGCGGCAGCCGAAACCGATGCAGGCTACGACCAGCTGCTGGCCCGGTTCGCCGCCGGCACGGGCGCGGCCAACCCGATGACATGGCTGGGTGACTCCGCCCAGCTCGTGGAATACGTGATCCACCACGAGGACGTCCGCCGGGGCGGCGGCAACAACGTGCCCAGGTCCCTGCCGGCGGGACAGCTCGAAGCGCTGTGGGCAAAGCTGCCCCTGATGGCGAGGATGACGTACCGGCGATGCCCCGTCGCAGTCACGATCGCCACCAAAAACCATCCCGCCGTCCCCATGCACAAGGGAGCCGTGCGCAGGGGGGCCACTGGGCCGGGCATGGTGCTGGTGGCCGGGGACCCGGTGGAAGTGGCGCTGTACATTTCCGGTCGGCAGCGCGCTGCAAACGTCGACGTGACAGGCAGTGAAGTGGCCCTGGCCGCATTCCACGAATGGTCCGCGCGGGCCAAGTAG